Genomic segment of Triticum aestivum cultivar Chinese Spring chromosome 6A, IWGSC CS RefSeq v2.1, whole genome shotgun sequence:
acaaggtgaaggagaaagatgccaacatcccgccatgttggtgtggagatgtttgcaaggtgaaggtaTCCACCGACCGAAATAAATCATGGACGGAAGGGCGgagatattttgtatgcccgaactatgcttatgatcgtgcacttccaactaacgcctatgaccaaccaccggtaagctcaagaagtaaaatgttactatcaaatgtgtgtcaacactaacaaAAATTTTgtatgcagtcaccgcctcctctatgcaagtacttcacgtggatagatcttgaagtgccagaagatgtcaAAAAGGACCAATACCAAGATTGTCTTAGGCGGCAACGGCGGTTCGAAGAATCGTTTcgaagaggcttggaggaagagcgtcgtcagaaggagaggatggagcggaagaaacgagacgaggagagggcacgccaagcgaaacttgctcgtgaggaggagagggcaagaaagcttgcaaaggctcgcgaggcgcaagaggaggactcggcccgtgacaagaaggggaaatggcctcgcTCTACTCAGTAGGGACTTCGGTTCGGTGCACTCGTCGTGAACTTGTGAGGGCATGTAAGATGTTGGTGAACTATTTTCTAGGGCAAGCTGCCATTTGTCATTTgtaatgaatgtgtcgtgaaccatgtcgtagttcgaattgtcttaagttatgaactcgtcggcataaattttttgtttgTTCAAATTGTTGTGATGATGCAGTCATTGTAAGTATTATGATGTTTCGGTGAAATGAATGTGCTGTCAACTCTGTTTTTGCAGTAAACAACCATGCAACGCCCAGAACAAAGGCGCTGCACTATAACTTGGTAATTTTCGTGGATCGTCAGTGCTCAAAGCCTTCTGTGGCCCTATGGGCAGCCATGGCCAGTTAAGCAGCGCCTATGGGACGGGCGCTGCACTGTGAGGTGCAGCGCCTAGGCCTTGGGCACTGCATAGTACAGTGCAGCGCCTGACTGTCAGGCGCTGCAGTGCTGTTAACTGCCAAACTGCAGAAACAGATTCCATTTTGGCAAATACAAATACTGAACAATTCAACTGAACAAAGACAACATCATTTAGGACAAATACTGAACAAAGACAACTAATAATTTGAACATCACATCTTTTAGGACAACACAAATATCACAATAGTAAGAGTTCACCAACATATAACATAACCTAACAAGTTCATCAACCTAACGAAACGGCTACAAGAGAGCACTTCCATAGTAACAAACACTAATGCCTTCCGTGCGTGTTCCTGGTGCCACGCCTGcaggcaatcttcttcttcctggatggacgagcctcctcttcctgcacttcctcctccgcctccgcctccgcctcatgatccaagctagccatccgtgaggtccctacgaccacctttgggttgcctctgttgtcaaagttgttgggcgtgtaccggcgtctgggctgcctaggcttgaacacataTGGGGACCGAAGTTGAGCGtccgccaaagtcatgtcatcatcaagctcatcgccctatcacacaatcaaacaatatggtgaagaccgacgtcgtaatcaagtgagaatcacatctaaaggattagtcatacctcttgggtgaccgcaccctcatcatcctgataagcatatgaggaactcacatcgtccctctgatggtgagatgaggggtctgatggtgtaccagacctagaggcagatggttcatcaatttcgggatcacggcaaccgagaagattcgataaccgccttaacttcctggcctgacgctgtaacatgaacaagtgtgGAAGATATGAAACTCCGCAACATAGACTACCTCTCATAGTGAATGCGATttgtaccttgaggaatgctcgtagtggaccatcatcattgccttttccaaccggtgtttcctccagaatagactggctctcatcagctgctttcttgatctcggtgcgctgcggatgagaaagaatgaacacgttagccattcaaacatgtgtaatacggccaacgggaaagtaaagaagaaacactttaccacatagttaatcaccggaacagcagggACTCCGTGCCCTACcctgacatctctgttgtacttcccctttgatagatcctcaaagtttacgggttcttcaagaatatcctcattatatgccggcgggcatatctcaactcgagtattttcaagaagccatcgtatgtagttatcaaaagcaagtgGACTATGCTCACGAAGCTTGGCGCGTGCACTGCTACGAGCTTCCTCCACAcaaagctggaagcgggtaacatacgaagcatgatgcttgtcccagtcctttatcttccgctgccttctcctgtccaacctgcaTGGTACAAAACCAAACATTAGCAAAATCAAGGAGTGACGATGCTTAGTCAATACGGTTCATGCTgtcttacctatgaagtgctttgtccGTATCCACCCATtccggcgggtgaggctggaacagaccaaactgacgagacacgcgatgtggcaaatgaaactcaacagcccagttgcatatcagtgggcaccgcatacgccagagatccctatcccgcaagcacatcgggttgatgGTAAACTCCGGGGTGTACCCAAGTCTGTCATCggcgccatatggctgccattccacctatgaaaTAGGGCAACAATGCAAAATTGGTGAATTTTTTTAGGCAAACATGAGAAATGACTGAAGTAATGACCTCgttacctgctcaggcgtaatcgtgtccaactcggcaacgtacttctggtacatgagattgacatcgttcgtcatctcggaaaccacatcccacttgtaagcccaagtggggcgccgtaattcgtcatcttcatcttcataccaaggattaaacctgacgctcttcgggcgtccaacaggcagacgctcccagctccatacagaaagtagaagcatattaccaccaatgcctgcactatctgtgatcctgcaacacgcatcgtccagctgcatatgaaagaaaaacaatgttaacttgacagcaagcttgcattgctaatgaagaaatgagttgatcacaaaacagaccaactacctgtcggtacaagtaggcaagagtcgctgaaccccagctccatttgctatcgaagacggtcaacgccttcagccacatccatggagcgttcttgccagtggagtcaggaaacaaagtcctcgacacaacataccacatgtagacacgagcatgtgtctggatcacgtcatcagtggcatccggagggcacgtcgcaaagtgagtttgaatccacgtgaaagcagctccggatgctttcctttccttcttcttcttctcttctccctcctctacatcagcctcagcctcggtaggagccataccgataagagcaatcatctgctcgcgccacccatcagaatcggtgctcatacagagaggcatcccgtcgatagcaagaccggtgatcaacgagacatcctcgagcgccacggtcatctccccagtccAAAGATGGAAACTATGCGTCTCCGGCCTCCACCGATCAgcaagagcggacaccagtggagcgttcagattcggcgtggaccggctgaccaactgaatccacgggagtagtcctgcctgcttgatgtacggtgtgtaccgctcatcgtaaggcatggcaggaccagacACCCCATGATACCGAATCTTCAAAGGTTCAAgtttctgcaaaaaacaagtaatgacaaatcttagggcatgtaaatttcaacttaaggcaaaatatttagattactcgttattaccatctccttctcgcgcatcatgtaggcccggtgtttcgtgtcgtagacatcgtcgagaagccaaaccatccttacaaagttcaaacaataaacatatatgagttcatcttcatctcaaatatcggtataCACTAAACATCTAATATGTGTTCAATTACAaaatctcaacatctccttctcacacaatgaatatgtcatatgtgttcaaataaactcaacatctaatatttcaaataaaatcaacatctaatatatatctaaaaaacAGATCATATATCTctacaaaactcaacatctcatTGTTATCTATATaaataggcatctcatatatatatataaacaaaacAATCTAGGGTTTCACTAACAAGAACTATATATTGTGAACTAAGCAACAACACTACGGTACTACCACTATGACTACACATCCTAAATCAAGCAAATCAAGGGTTCCATCAAATCTTGGACAAATCTCTAAAATGGCAACAAATTTACGGAGGAAAACAAGGGAATGGAGGTGTTTACCTAGTAGGATGGATTGGAgatcgaatccacggatcaaatcttcagatctgagagggATGTGGGGGGGATTCGATGGGggcgccgccgctgctctctgtccAGAGAGCGGAGAGGGAGAAGAACTGCCTGGCCGGGCTGGGCCGATGCGCTCTAACTCACTGTGCAGCgcccaagagctaggcgctgcacattacaagtgtggcgcctaagtctgaggcgctgcagtgctgtctgtggggccgcaactAAACCAGGGCTACCACGCTGGCACGAGGTGCGACGCCCAATAGAGAGGCGCTGCATAGTAGTGTGTGACGCCTAGCTATCGGGCGCCACAcaaaagggtcagcagagtgaaattttttcggAACGaagtcagtttgtgatttgatttgaaCCTCAGGttaaatatgtgatttctgccaacggctggagatgccctaagaactGTGTAGAGGCTGTGCCTGTCTGTCTGTGCTGGGAAGGATCGGCACGTTCACGTACGGCGCGGAGTAGCCACTAGCATCTCCTCTCCTCGCCGGCCCCGCTA
This window contains:
- the LOC123129765 gene encoding uncharacterized protein — encoded protein: MVWLLDDVYDTKHRAYMMREKEMKLEPLKIRYHGVSGPAMPYDERYTPYIKQAGLLPWIQLAEADVEEGEEKKKKERKASGAAFTWIQTHFATCPPDATDDVIQTHARVYMWYVVSRTLFPDSTGKNAPWMWLKALTVFDSKWSWGSATLAYLYRQLDDACCRITDSAGIGGNMLLLSVWSWERLPVGRPKSVRFNPWYEDEDDELRRPTWAYKWDVVSEMTNDVNLMYQKYVAELDTITPEQPHPPEWVDTDKALHSPLAFDNYIRWLLENTRVEICPPAYNEDILEEPVNFEDLSKGKYNRDVRVGHGVPAVPVINYVLDDDMTLADAQLRSPYVFKPRQPRRRYTPNNFDNRGNPKVVVGTSRMASLDHEAEAEAEEEVQEEEARPSRKKKIACRRGTRNTHGRH